TAGCGATAGTAATTTCGACAGCGTTTGAACGAATTAACAAGTAACGGGATATTCCAATGTTTCGACGCGTTCAAAACCCTCCGGTGTTTTGAATCCATTGATGTTATCGAATCTGTTAACATTTACAAACATTTTTGTATTCGTATGatattcgtaatatttcgaATCATTATTATGACTAATTGTTGAAAAACTTgcgagaaagaaaattgaacgcTCATCGTCGATCGTAATGCGCGCACAAATATGTGAACCATTACCGACCGAGCGCTCGGTCGATCATAACGATCCCGGTACTCTCGAGTGAAACAGTTCATATCAAAGATACATAATCAATATTCTGGTTAAAGCTGATCCCAGGCGTACAGCGATTCGATTTACCAGTTGCGCGTTGTATGTACTGAATATTTAGTAACGTCCATGACAACTGACAATAACGGCTGTGAGTCCGAAGATGTTTTCTCCGAAAAGTATTCCTCGAAAGAACCAGTCCTGTACACGGGTTGGAGATTCTTATACGGTTATGTCTCCCTCTACGTGCTGTATTGAGTTTGCATTAGCCCTATACGTACAGTGCGATCGACTAAAAACTGCtgtttgaaataattgtttaatccggtcattttcgattaaaaatctaTGAAGATAAACTCGTTACATTCGAAGGTTTCCATGGTatagaaagaaaatacaatttcattttttctattCGATAAATCCCTTCGATcgtaagaaattattttccataaccaacgaacgaagaatCATTTTAAATGGCAGCTTTTAATGAATCGGTGTGTATAACGCGACACCAGCTACGTAGaacttatgtatgtatatatactatGGTAACGTTACATACACAAAGCTTCGAATAGAATTATGCAAACCGTTTCGCTCGACTTGCCCGCGCGAACTTCAATTTACCTCGAATTGCTGGTGGAAAGTGATCCATACGATGCACCAagaactataaaatattttctggtTTTTCCACTTTACGAAATAATTCGATACAAATCGACAAGATCGAGTGTTTTCGACTTGTTCAAATTTTCTTGCTACGTTTCGatccttaaaaaatatttaaattgtcgCTCGATAGGTTTGTTTCGGAGTGTTTGTTGAATCGGTTTCCACAAGGaatttcgaggaaagaaacaacgATCCGTTCGATCGATGTTACCGGTACGTGAGTGTATACGCATTGATTTAGGCACTTACCTGTGCAACCGAATACGCCGATGTTACGGAACACTTGTCGCTTATTTTGCGAATAAAAAAACACTTCCGATGGAAAATGGTTTCGTCGATTCGAGTGTTaccaattttgaattttattcgatggACAAAAATTTGACGAGCGCGGAGCACGTTTAGCCGGGTACGAACGAGCGTAAACGCAATTAGTAAAGCCGGATCTACATCGGAGGCGGAAAGGAGATATCGAAGATTTGTCAGGACGCCGCTTCCGTGTAGACTCGACATTGAGCGTTGCACGGTACTCGTCTGTATCCGCCTTTGCACATAATACGCGAACGGAACTCCAGGCGAATACGAACACTACGTAAATCAACTGAGTACTTATTAACGGTTTCGAGTGTGCAATGATAATGGAACGTTACTTAAAATAAGTTACACTCTTTCTTTTAAAGAACGAAAGTATTTCACTCGGACGACGTAACCATACGACAAGCGAATCCCACCAAGCAgctttaaaaattgaacgaagcaTCGATCGCGAAGTCGATTTACCAGCGGAATTGGGCAAATCGTATTTGAAACtgaaacaaaaaataacaatttcgtataatattttaaacttttattcgcgatatttaatgttatttaaaatttcgtttaatggacatttcgttatttcttcttttataaTACCAGCAACGAACAAAATTTGGAATAATTCATATTTCAATTAATAATGTATGATTTCGAAAATGCCCAAGTCTGCTGACCAAGAAACGCGGGTTTTCCCGATTAACCATACGTAAAAATTTGTCGATCATTTTGGCGGGATTAGCGATAGCGCCGAATTCAATGCGCTTGCAGTGAACTATTTTTTTACGAGGataaaacacaaaaaaaaaaacatacctaaCCTAAAACCTTAAATCCGCGTAGCGAAAAAGTTTACTTCTTTTTTCAAGCGTACCGTTCAATTTCCGTAACCACAGTAACGGTGTATACGCCTATTGTGATCATTCGAGTGTCTCACTGTCCCACGGACGTATCAACGGTCTTTTCTTTTTCGGAAAAAATAGTTATTACACCACATACGTAAGTAATTGACACTGTAGCGGTTTCGTTCAATTATACTTTATTAAGTAATTTCGATAATCCGATTATCATTTGTATCATTTTCTTGTAAAGCGAGCTACAAATACTGTGTACGGTTATTGTACTAACGATTGCTACTGGAACTTGTCACGCAATGACTATGAATTATTCTGTATTATTATTAAGTATATCGTTAGTTTTCAAGCAAACGAACAAACACGAGAACGGTGAGGAGATAGAAATTGTAACATATTTGTTGATGGCCAATATCAAATATgtataaaagtaataataatgcaACATTActaataaacaaatattactAATTTCTTTGTACATTTAATACCCCAATTACAGATGAATAAACTTATCCTATACACCCTTATGCAACCTGGTGGCACAGACGAGATATAGAATAGACTTCCGATTTATCTTTCGGGGATGGTATCgtacgatctgaaataccgacctcgtaaAATATCGGTGATTTGggagcgacctcttcgtttaaGAACGATGATTCTATAAACTATATTCAACTGAACCACCAAAgtcgataaatataataaatgtaaaGAATTCGCCCGTGTACAAACATCGTTTGTGATCCGTACCTTGTCCTGTGATTATAGTAATTCGGTGAAAAGTGATTCCGATTGTTAAAGAGAAACCGAACTTAACTTTTTCCTCTCAGTCGACACAAATTCATGTCATCGGGTATACATTTCAATTGCATACATATGCAATGCGAAACAGtgctttgttcaaaatttactaTTAAATCTGCTTCTTGTATATCACAGgtctttttaacaattttttattactattttttccAATCAATAATATCtttttacacatttttcaaCTTGTATCGCTTGTAAAACTCGCGAATctaataaatgattaaattgcGGACAATATCTTCAATGTACGTTAAGTTGTAAAGATTcgaataatgtttaacgcataactgtATTGTCGCATTGAACCCGTCGAGTGGCGATGTCGCAAAAACTTTGAGGTTCGCTTCTAGATCGAGCTGCTAATAAATACATTGTTAAAGAATGCCAAAACGTCCATGTCCATTCGAGGATGATTTACCACTCCAACTAAAGACGCACGTAGGTGAAAAACAAGTCGACAACGGTGTTTGCCGAgaggaacgaatgaaaattgtttacGGTACAGagattataataataaacgaaAGGCGAATGTTTCTTATTGTACTTTGCTTCTTCGTACAGGCAGAACAATGGACTTGTTAAACGAAGGTGTTAAATCATTATCGCGTAAGTTGAACGAATCTATGGACATGAATCTTGTTGATATACTTTCGCCGAAGGCATCGTCCTCTTGTAAAATCAAACAAGAACGTAATTCGAAACAAATGGTTCTGAATAGTAAGTTAGAATTATTGAGAACGGATAAGGCTGTAAAAGTAAGTTACTCGTTTGTTAATAGTATACGAaccgtattttaaataatttgccTAACAATGTTTTCATCCCTGAtctttacttattttattttccttaaagaaattttctttttaatgttcTTTTAAGGGAGTTCGACCAAAGTACGATCTTTGTGAATGCAGTCGAGTGATAGATCAAAATATGTTTAATAACTGTTCTTTCTGTGATCAACTTTTATGTAATTCTTGTTTATTCAAATGTGTTAGTTGTTCGCAATTATTTTGTCAAAACTGTTCCTTACCTGTGTAAGTTATTGTACACTTAATATGCTTGCGCCGATTCAATACTTTAAAGTATTAACGCTTTATATTTGTTCGCTTAATTTCAGATACGATTACGAAGAGGGAAACAAGTGTCTTAATTGTTACAAATAAagctaaaatattttatacaatccTTTTCTAACCCATATTtatgttttaaattttgttttatacgaattattttgttaatttaAGTAAATAAACCAAAACTGCACGGTCTTATATTAGCTGGTAGAAATTATTTCTTACTTATCCTTTCTAGagattaaaagaaataaatagttTACAAACATTtagtatttttcatttccaattaCCCCATATTTCGTTCTTTAAGGTAAGTAGGTTTTTTAATTTACAGCTAGATCGTCGCTTTGCTATTTTTGTCATACTTTTTAATGTTAAAATcagatttgtaaaaattgattaaCATCAGAGTAATAATATTTggtaaaaatatagaaatcgaTTCGCTAGGGTGAAAATAggtaaaataaatgaagatcGCTTGTACAGAATCCCATTGGAATGAAAAAGTTTGGTAAATTGTGCGATGTAAAACACAATTTCGACGAATAATCGTTTTTATTCCGATCAATAATGCGAAATAGAATGTAATCTACATTGAAAAATCGTTTGTATTAATTACGTTTTATCCTCTTAAACAAATATAAGGATAGCAGAGATCtctcaaaaaaataaatattttagtcTGACAGTTATCCATGTACATACGTATCTCGGATTGTGCATCTCACGTGGATTGTCTTGAAACACGTAATGATAGAAAGTAAgtcgtttttcgaaacgaaggCTCTCGTTTTAAGCAGCCACTGTGTTACGAAAAattcattaataaaaatattaacatatATACATGTTAGTCTTATTTATTACACTTATCATACTTTATGTAATGCACGTGCTTCATATTTCAAACgtcaaatttttacattttcttcgttTGCGTAAAAGTTATTCATGAATTGCAATAATCCGCTAATCGATCTAAAATAAGAAATTCGTTACCTTGAATGTAATGCAATAAATTGTGTGTTACTAATGATTTTAttacaaacttctttttaaatttagatATCAGTATGACTAAAGGAGAGAAAGAATCAAAGATAACAGTGCAGCCCAACGCAAACAAAGGCATTAATACAATAATGCAGAATAGAAGCTTGGtaagatattaataatattttgagaAGTTTCGGTGGTACCGGGCAATTGAtcgcaataattaaaattacgatATAAACTATGCATTTACAGAATTTGAGAAGGAAAGAAGAATGTGGTTTATTACAGCATCGTATGAagacaaatttgaaacaaaacagAAAACAGAAAAATGTAATAAGATTTCAAAAGACTTCTAAAAAAGTAACCATTTCGAAcaaacttttaaaaaataatgaagaaaTGTGTAAGCATCAAATTCCAAAGTTGAATCAGATTTTACAGAAATCTTTAAAGTGTTCAACACTTACGCAAgatgaattaaaaatgttattcgTGAAATATAAATTAGATGGCCATTATAGAACTAATAAGAATTTACCGCCATTTACAAGCCTATTAAATAGTTCGAACAATATTgttggtaaaaataatttttatgatgAAACGCAGCATACACCTATTCCTGACATTCAAAGAAAAGACTGTACGACTAACAAAGATGCACATACAAATTTGTACTATAATCCTGGCAACGAAAGTCAACATACCGAGGCTAATTTAAACACATATAGAAATACACAGCAGACTTTGAAGTACGAGGCATGGAAGCCTAAAACAATTTTTTGGGAAAGTAACGTGGACAATAGAAATGGTAATAAATACCTTTACGAAGAAGAGAATCATGTAGTCGATCGGAATTGTAATCATATGTTAACAAACTATAATATACAAACATGCAGTAACAAAAGTGTGTTCACTGATGTACAGAACTTTGATCAATCCGAGTTGAAGTTAAACGTTAATGAAATCTCTGACATGCAAGAAGAATATTTCTCATGCGATTTAATGAATCCACAAAACATTTTTTTGGAGGAACATCAGAGTTTAAGatacacaaataaaaatttgcttTTCAATGTATCCGATCCAAGTGTACAATATGGAAATTTCAAAAGTAGCAGTGAAAATCCACAGCAAAATGATGCACATTGTGCTGCACAATACAATGACTTATCATTGAATTCAAATTTTAGTaatgattttcattttaaacaGGGAGATACTAATACATTGTCGAAAAACCAAAGCAACAACTTCAAATCGTGGAAAAGTGAACATTCGATTTGTACTCCACAAACCAATAACATGAAATTCTACTACAATATGAATAATCATTCAGAAGAACAAAGTATTTTTGATTCAAACGTTCATAAAAATGTGTACCCTATAGTTGATAACAAAAATTTGGCATACGTTACTAACAATGGTAGTATTAATGTTCAACAAGATTCCAATACTTATACCTCAAATTCAATTGTTATGTCAGATAATTTCCTTCCAGAGGCAAATACAGTTCTATCACCTTATACTGTTACCGGTTAATATATATAAGGTACTATACAAAACTTGTAGTTTATTACGATCATTCatgtttttaaaattttgtgAGGATATAATACCGAATAACTTGGAATAAAATTATCGTATgcattatatattacatattatataaaCTATTTACTATACATTAATATACAGTTTTACGTTAAAGATGCGGCACAAAGGACACAAGTATATACACAAGCATTATGTTTACTTTGGGtgaactttaaaaatattttaaatatgtacTGTATAAAAGCTTTAATAGAAAACGGAAGTAACACATCGTCTTAGAAATTGCTGCATATAGTTACTATTGTCTATCTGTTTAACAACACGTCAGTTTatgtttttatgaaaaattatgtAAGGATATAATATATGATAGGTAAAAAGTGTAACTAAATCTAATTACGTAAACTAGTTTGGTACAAgcagtatatattatatttaagacAATGTTTACTTACAAgcagtatatattatatttacgaaTTTTAATTACAGTTTAAATAACTTACAAAAAGTCGATTATTAGATGCTTATAACaaataaactacatattttatttcaatagacTACAAGTGTACTTTTAAGTCTTTTATACATACTTGAATCAAAAGGCATGGTCCCTGTAAACTTTTTACCTATGTATCACCTTCCATAATACtttcttttatatataaacATATCATGGTATTGTcgttttcgtaaaataataattgcacTTTTTATATGAAATGCATCGAGTACAAAACATACAGTGAAATATACAAAAGTGTCTGTAATTTCATTTCAATTAATTAAAAGACATAAATATCACAACATTATCAATGTATCTTATGTAGAAGAGGTagtataaattatgaaatatataataaaaatgtcaTTACAATCCTTTATAGCATTCCAtttgattttttcattttactatTACAAGAATTATAccgatgaaaattttgtaattaattataaaacatataTAGATCCAATTTTCTAATCAGTGAAAATTCGATATCAATTGGAGAGATTATTATTGGCAAAATATTATACACGGTACatgataaaaaatgaaataatggaATATTTGCATTACGTATTGGCAGTATACATgcgtgcgcgtgtgtgtatctACCAATGTATATAAgcgaggaaaatattttaagaaagatATTCTTACAAGTCATAAAGGAGTTATGTTCGTACGGTCCGTCACGTTTTTCCGATAGCCAGAGAAATCCGTTATCAAATCAATTTCGTCT
The Ptiloglossa arizonensis isolate GNS036 chromosome 3, iyPtiAriz1_principal, whole genome shotgun sequence genome window above contains:
- the LOC143144984 gene encoding uncharacterized protein LOC143144984 isoform X3 codes for the protein MSSLHGSGVLTNLRYLLSASDVDPALLIAFTLVRTRLNVLRARQIFVHRIKFKIGNTRIDETIFHRKCFFIRKISDKCSVTSAYSVAQ
- the LOC143144954 gene encoding uncharacterized protein LOC143144954, translated to MIEILFITLIILYVMHVLHISNVKFLHFLRLHISMTKGEKESKITVQPNANKGINTIMQNRSLNLRRKEECGLLQHRMKTNLKQNRKQKNVIRFQKTSKKVTISNKLLKNNEEMCKHQIPKLNQILQKSLKCSTLTQDELKMLFVKYKLDGHYRTNKNLPPFTSLLNSSNNIVGKNNFYDETQHTPIPDIQRKDCTTNKDAHTNLYYNPGNESQHTEANLNTYRNTQQTLKYEAWKPKTIFWESNVDNRNGNKYLYEEENHVVDRNCNHMLTNYNIQTCSNKSVFTDVQNFDQSELKLNVNEISDMQEEYFSCDLMNPQNIFLEEHQSLRYTNKNLLFNVSDPSVQYGNFKSSSENPQQNDAHCAAQYNDLSLNSNFSNDFHFKQGDTNTLSKNQSNNFKSWKSEHSICTPQTNNMKFYYNMNNHSEEQSIFDSNVHKNVYPIVDNKNLAYVTNNGSINVQQDSNTYTSNSIVMSDNFLPEANTVLSPYTVTDAAQRTQVYTQALCLLWVNFKNILNMYCIKALIENGSKKYNVYLQATTSVLLSLLYILESKGMVPVNFLPMYHLP
- the LOC143144983 gene encoding apoptosis regulatory protein Siva; translation: MPKRPCPFEDDLPLQLKTHVGEKQVDNGVCREERMKIVYGRTMDLLNEGVKSLSRKLNESMDMNLVDILSPKASSSCKIKQERNSKQMVLNSKLELLRTDKAVKGVRPKYDLCECSRVIDQNMFNNCSFCDQLLCNSCLFKCVSCSQLFCQNCSLPVYDYEEGNKCLNCYK